A genomic window from Candidatus Zixiibacteriota bacterium includes:
- a CDS encoding co-chaperone GroES translates to MNIQPLADRVLVEPIEAPEVKKGGIIIPDTAKERPQQG, encoded by the coding sequence ATGAACATTCAGCCGCTTGCTGACAGAGTTTTGGTCGAGCCGATCGAGGCTCCTGAGGTAAAAAAAGGTGGGATTATCATTCCTGATACCGCCAAGGAACGTCCCCAGCAGGG